From the genome of Medicago truncatula cultivar Jemalong A17 chromosome 2, MtrunA17r5.0-ANR, whole genome shotgun sequence:
GTaggttaaattaaattaaacaaaacccAGAGTAATTTATTCTTCTGTAGTAGGGTGTACCGTAGGCTCCGCAGTTGCATCATCACCAATTGAACCATCACCGTTGATTTGATCAAGGACGAGAACGAATCCCATAGCAAAGGCAGCGTCAAAACCAGGCTTAACACAAAGAGATAACACTTCTTTTCCAAGCATAACACCTGTGGTGGGGTCCACTTTGCGATGAATCTCAGCTACGTTTTCCTTCATTCCGTTAAAAACCGTGCAACAACGTTGAGAGAAGCAACCTTCAATGTGGTACTCCTCACCAGGGTTATCGTACACCTCCACTGTTACTCCAGTACGTGCTCGTCCGATCATAGATGACCTCTTCACACTGAAGGTAGGTTTATCACCGTCTCTTCTTTCACCTTTAAAGCCTTCCCACCGTTGATGTAGACTCGGCCTCTGCTTCACAtgatttttaagtttattcaaATCAATGAAGCAATTCAATGGTGCACATATAAGACAAATGCTGTATGATGTATACTTACGTTTCTAacatttgtttaataaaatgagtATTGTGAGATTTATTAATTCAATCGTAGAAAAAATTGTGCCCTATAGAATTCAGAATAGAACAAATCCCCTTCTCCAAAATCTCCAGTAACGAAAAATAAACTATGATTTTAgcttgaataatatatgattaCCGTTGTGTTGTAGTAGGCTAGTAGCATAGCACCGGTAATAGTTGACTTATGAACAGTTATACtactataaaacaaaatatagttAATGTAAActatacacacacacaaatcTATAAAGGGATTTGTTAATTTGCAATCACTCATTTTTTTAGTGGACATAATTTAACAAGAATCGTACGGTCtatgtttttaatatttattttatgggtttttcTATCGTGTGCATatattaagaagtttaaaataaaatatttgtattggAATATGGTGAAAGATCAATAAAACTCGTTAAAATGAGTTTCACTAATCTATTAAACATATCTATCTCTCATACATTGAGAGTCAACGAAGTAGATAAATGAAGCAATTCTCGATGCGTTCATAGTAAACAAGAAGAACTAGGGAAACAAATGCGACGAACCACAATTAATCCACGAGAAAACACCGTGACACGCTCGACAAGCTGTAAGGAACAAATTTATTGccacatttgatttttttttttattatgcttTTGTCTCttctaaaaacattaaaatatggatttattattggttgatttgaTTGTTATAAGAAGATTCATTACAAAATTATGAAAGAACCACGCTTATGAAATtatgaagaaacaaaaagaaagtaGGTTATTATAAATCATATGATAGTGTAAACATGTTTAATAAGATTTGTGCAATGTTGTGATTCATTCACATGCACGATTGCAATCCACAACACAACATGACGATTAATTCAGAAGGCAAGCAAATGAGTCCGTGACGCAACATCTGTAACAACCGAAATCATAAAATCcttgatcatattttttattttaacaacttGATCGGTATCATTTTATTATGTTGTAATTTAGCAATAAAACAGTTACACAACATCTGTTTTTGACAGTAACGGTGAATACGGAAAACAAATGATTACGAATCAACAATCATAAAAATCTTAATATAATAACGTTGTACAACATCGAATTCGATTTGCTAAGTGTTACTCAGtgataaagaagaaagaaacggcgGCGTACCTTCCGGCGAACAGTGAGGAGACAACGACCGTCGGGATCCATTAGAACAAGCTCATCTAGGTCACGAGAATCAGGTCCATATGAGTCAACTCTGAAAACGAGTTGACCATGAGAATCATAGACGGTGAAACcatcgccggagaagaagagagaggttTTGAGAACTGTGTAATGAATCTCTTCTTTGAAGACGTAGTTACCTTCTTCTTGTAACTCTTTCATATTTTCTGCGGCAGAGTCGGAATCCATACAAAGGGTCATTTCAAAGATGGAAAATGGGAATGGAAAGTTTGGAGTTAAGGTTTTGACATGTGAATGTGAATTATGATGTGGGTCTCCTGCCCTATTATTTGTGATGTTAAGGGAAAAAAAGTGTTCTTATTAAACTTTTAAGATACTCTATGTCTTGCGATTTATAccactttttaatattaattattacacTTTTTTGGTACCCATCCATAAGCCAAATTTAaacaataatgtttttttgatATGTTAAACAATAATGTTGTAAATCattcggtcactattataagtaaaaattaatattttagatcATATACATTATTAACTGATTGAATCTAAAATGCaatgttttgtttataatagtgatcgaatgatatacatattttttaagtttcatgcgatgttttcttcaaaagaagataaaaaagttTCATGTGGTGTGTTTATCATTTCTTTtgcaaactaaataaaaaaatatttcttactttaaacttaatttaaactctttctagaattaatttaaaatttaaatttaatttcaaaatattaaatataaaaataaaaatgttgaatgTTAAATCCTGTAAAACTCTATATTGCCAaagaattcacttttttttaagggtaatTACTTTTTTGAACATATTGCAGTTTATACTTACGAAGTTTTACTATTGTTTAACGATTACTAATATCCGTCAGATAATTAGTTAGATATACAAGATGAATTGTCctctttttgattgaattttctCTTTACGTAAGAGATGGTGATTGATTATTGGATCTCActtgttaattatttattatgtggGGTATAGAAATTGAACCATGCATGGGTTGTATGGCCATCTCCACTTGAAATGTCGGGTGAAAAAATAAATGCCAAGTTATGCCAAAATTGAATTCCCATTAGTTAAGGATCTtctaaacaaaacaacaaaaaaggtTTGTCTAGAGAATACTTagctccttttaaaaaatagaaaaagaaggaGAATGCTTAGCTACATTGCAGCTGGTGTAGAACAATACAAACAATGCAGAAAGTAGTGTACCTCAGTATTTTCCTCTCCACAATCATGCAATCGGAGCTATTGGTGATCGTTTGAACTAGATTTACAGATTTATATAattcaagaaagaaagaaaaaaaagcttGAATCAAAGTTCAATTATGGACAGAATTATTTTAGTAAAGTTTCGAgccatataattttatttttttttatttaatactcAAATTCGTATTCTAAATAATAAACATTAGATAAAATAGatgattatttttctaattaaatatccatctttaaaattataaaatgtcaaTCATGATGGTCGCTTTTGTTTACTTACATGACACACTTAAGTTAATATTTATTACTATCTCCATttctaattatataattttgtttattgcaaaaaaaatatgcaaaatatTTAGCGACTttatattgataaataaataatcaaagtagttgaaaaactaattaaattgttttttttttaaataaccaaaaaaaaaatattaatatgcaTAACTTAGTTGACTGAGATAATGTATTATACATGCAGGATCAAGAGATTGAAATATCAAATTCTTCATTTATTCATCTAAATGGTAAAATTCTAGTCACTCTCAAGAAGGCTCTATATTTAAGAGCCAAGGTAGTATCAATATGTTGAACTCCATCGATGTCACATTGGAGATTAATTTGGTAACAAAAATTGGATCGTTTCATAGATTAATTTGTCAATAATTTAGTCTTGCTACAAAACTAACGAAAAACATTATTAAACTTAATCAAGGttaatttataaacaaatttagaaaacatactataatttattataataaacttAGTTTAGTTGACAGAgacattatattattatatatgtagaGGTTCAACTTATAATTCCGAAACAAATTTAGAAAACATACTACAATTTGTTATAATAAACTTAGTTTAGTTGACAGAgacattatattattatatatgtagaGGTTCAACTTATAATTCCGAATTCTCCActcatttaatttataaattgaaaaaattctaacaattaAACTGCTTGACgaagaaaaaagatatattataattttgatcGAGTGTATTTATTTACCCGTtcataaggatttttttttttatttttttttttacaaaagtatGGTGTTATTTTATCCAATACTTATAATTTCGATTACCATTatgcattcaatttttttttctcgaaATATTTAATCCACAAGAAAATTTGTGAACATTAAGTTGGCTGAGTTCATTGACTAATGCGGTTCACTTGTTGGTTCTCTTCCCTTCTAGTTTGAAGACAAAACGAGAAGTAGAAAAATCCCAACCTCAAGCAAACGTTTGTATAATTTCTAATCTTTTTCGGCCATAAAATGACAATTAGACCAATTGTATGGCTGTTGTTTTATGTTTACAAGCAAGGAATCTTGAagtcaaaaatgaaataatactATTTgtttagagactaaaaatgaattttattatgatttctttttggttacaatgataattttttttattgattgtaACTCCTCCTAATAACAGAAAAATTGTTCTTCCATAAAAATTTGCTTACTTCCAACTGCACTTTCGAAAATGCGTCTGTGTAACTTAAGTCACGTAGGTGTCAAACACAATGTGACTTAAATCACACTGAAATACAATCTGCGTAACTTAAGTCACACTAAAAACTCACACTGAACTCCAACATTGTCAATAATCCAGGAAGGCATTTCTATGTCTACCCTCTGTCAAAGGTTTGTTTaacaatggttatgtgatgtgtgaatggtttgtttaaatagtacttattttgtcttttgattgtatatgatgatggtgaaaattgtaaattttttgtgtgggttgatgaagctgaagaattaggttattttaaaaataatggtGCTGGTCATGGAACACatgcaaggttgatggagaagCCAAAGGATAGGGGCAGAGAAGAGGTTTGGAGGGCAAGGTTGATGGATAAAGTTAATTGTGTAGGAAGTGGGCTTaggttgattaagatattgataggagtattttgtttgattgagttgtttaaaatgttattgtattgcgccaagtccatgtaatgttgtaatgaaaagaggttgtcaatgaatgaatcaaacccttatgtaaaaaatttcaatcaaattggtccttgaattttcacaacagatatcactgtgatccttggtgcatacatttgctgaacaaagtaaaaagtcaaagacagacactttgattataaaaatgcagacatttgcataccatcataagacatatatttgatgttcataagtcattacatagacaaaaaaaatcattacatAGCCGtcaagtcatcaaatcatttgatgttcttaagtgattacatatccaaaaaaagcataaactaaacaagtccaaaaagcattaattaaactagtctaaaagcataatttaaacaagcatcaatgctttggaaatcatggagttgggataaactccatgtattgggGTTGAGTAAAAGCGGATGACCCGTAATTTAGATTTAGAACTCTAATAACTCCAAGAGCAGTTGGAGTTTGTGGAGCAGGACCCCTCAAtggtgtttgtttatgcatgtcattTGTAATCACTGGTCCTCTCATGCCATATCTCCTTGTACCCATTCcttgcaaataaaatcaatcatatcagcccttaaattataacaaaattcatcaaattagtCATCAAATTATGTCAGTAAGTCTCAAATCGATCTATAGTAAAGGGGTATAGTTGAAAACACAGGAAAAATTATACTGAAAagttaaatttcaaatttttaccatttccatcaatttagtccttgtacacgtggATGTCTTGTTGACACGTGTACAAGACAACACAACATGCAAGAGGACATATCATCACCACTAACGAagcttttggacggagggaccattttgatggacgtctgtaaaattcagggactaaatagttatttcgcaaaattcagggcCGAATTTGGCcggttttttaaaattcaaggacgaatttgaggtattagtcaatTAATATTGCATGGGAAAAAGATATtgtgagttgttttacaaaattgtccttaataaatgatatgagaaagataaatgaaggaattgaaagaagagaaagtaataaatagttgaggatataatagaaaaaataacattaatatttcattggtattataaagggacatataatttgggacattttttttcttctaaagtgacatacaatttgggatggagggagtattagtACGAACCGCAACCAACGAAATTTGACGACACTTTGTAAATGGAGGACAGAAATGTATTAACAACTTTAAATAAGTGCATTTCGTGTTTTCGTTGGTGTATCCTGTCGTAACTTTTAGAATTTCCCTAAATGTTTACATGTTTTATAAATGTAGTTTAATTGTTAGATATCAAAAACATTATATGGAGGgtcgatgatttttttttttttttgaagggatggAGGGTCGATGTTTGAAATTCGAGtctaaaccctaaaccaaaaatttatatttaatttatcatttatgaaaaaattctaaatatttttgagGTGTTTACAATATTCTAAAAATGGTTgccaaaaaattattcaaaatttgatagaGACACATGAGTTGATCTAAAAACCTATAATAAGactacaaaagaaaaatatgaaaggactaaaagtcaaataaaaattgataacaTGTGACCTAATGGGAACTTgttaaaataatcaatatacAAATATAGTCTTTGTAAACAAAAGGTATTTTATATGCTTTCAAATGGTTAAAAGACTGTTTCCCAAATAAAGAGATCAAAATTATGTATGTTTATGCCAAACTTTGCTAGCTAGCCAATCAATGCAAGAAATCCACCTAccaaaatgataaattattatGCAAGACAAAATTTAAATACCCACTAGCCTATAATATTATGCAGAAAAATTGTACAACATTGCTCATGCCAGTATGCCACAACACCGACGTATAACGTAGTGGTAGatcaataaagaaaagaaaattcttagaaaaatttatattttacgtGGTCTTCTAATGTGCGTTTTAAAGGTAGACTCTtctatttttcgtaaattttaataatctttgttttcataattttactATCATAAAATTCAGTTCTTAATTACGTTTTGTTTTTGACAATCATAAAATTCTGTTTTTACGTACTAAAATCGGTAAAAACCCACATTTTAACAATTATTGAGAGGTCTATACTAGTTTTGAAATTGTGCCTTGCATGCATATTACACTCAAATtcaaca
Proteins encoded in this window:
- the LOC11420985 gene encoding protein LURP-one-related 12; translation: MTLCMDSDSAAENMKELQEEGNYVFKEEIHYTVLKTSLFFSGDGFTVYDSHGQLVFRVDSYGPDSRDLDELVLMDPDGRCLLTVRRKRPSLHQRWEGFKGERRDGDKPTFSVKRSSMIGRARTGVTVEVYDNPGEEYHIEGCFSQRCCTVFNGMKENVAEIHRKVDPTTGVMLGKEVLSLCVKPGFDAAFAMGFVLVLDQINGDGSIGDDATAEPTVHPTTEE